In Geminocystis sp. NIES-3708, a single window of DNA contains:
- a CDS encoding glycosyltransferase, translated as MINLPLVSVIIVVKNGEKFLQTAIESVLNQTYKNYEIIVIDGNSNDKTPIIAQCYSQIRYFLQNSQGIADAYNQGIDEAKAELITFLSCDDIWTDDKLKIQVDYMIDNPQVQGVIGKVKFFLEEGNLPPSGFKTELLEGDHVGKIMETLMVKKSVFEKVGNFNSEFWVAEDVDWFARCQDANIFIKVIDKILLNKRIHNNNISLNRPENNQNLLKILRESIHRKRENLSKNK; from the coding sequence ATGATAAATTTGCCATTAGTTAGTGTAATTATAGTAGTTAAAAATGGTGAAAAATTTTTACAAACTGCTATTGAAAGTGTTTTAAATCAAACTTATAAAAACTATGAAATTATTGTTATTGATGGTAATTCTAATGATAAAACCCCAATTATTGCTCAATGTTATTCTCAAATTCGTTATTTTTTACAAAATAGTCAAGGAATAGCCGATGCTTATAATCAAGGAATTGATGAGGCAAAAGCGGAATTAATTACTTTTCTTTCTTGTGATGATATTTGGACTGATGATAAGCTAAAAATCCAAGTAGATTATATGATTGATAATCCACAAGTTCAAGGTGTTATAGGCAAAGTAAAATTTTTTTTAGAAGAAGGAAATTTGCCACCATCAGGATTTAAAACTGAATTATTAGAAGGTGATCATGTGGGTAAAATTATGGAAACATTAATGGTCAAAAAAAGTGTCTTTGAAAAAGTTGGCAACTTTAATTCTGAGTTTTGGGTAGCAGAAGATGTTGATTGGTTTGCTAGGTGTCAAGATGCTAATATTTTTATAAAAGTTATCGATAAAATTCTGTTAAATAAAAGAATACATAACAATAATATTTCTTTAAATCGTCCTGAAAATAATCAAAAT